CAACTGGCGGCGAATCCCCTTGCTGGAGGAGCTGGCCCGGAGCTCTCCCGCGGCGGCCGCCGCCGGGGAGCTGATGGGCGCCTCCCAGGTGCGGTTCTTCCATGACCACGTGCTGGTCAAGGAGCCCCGGACCCGCCAACACACGCCCTGGCACCAGGACCAGCCCTACTACAACGTCGACGGCTTCCAGGGCTGCAGCATGTGGCTCCCCGTGGATCCCGTGCCGCGCGCCTCGACGCTGGAGCTCGTGGCGGGCTCTCACCGCGGGCCGTGGTTCCTGCCCAGGACGTTCCTCGACAACCAGGCCAAGTGGTTCCCGGAAGGCAAGCTGGCCGAGATGCCCGACATCCAGGGCGCTCGCGAAGCCTTCCCCATTGTCGGTTGGGCGCTCGAACCGGGCGACGCGGTCTTCTTTCATTTCCTCACGCTGCATGGCTCCGCGGGCGTGGAGGGCCCGGGCCGCCGCCGCGTGCTCTCGCTGCGCTTTCTGGGGGATGACATCGTCCACGCCCCCCGGCCCTGGCGCACCTCTCCCCCCTTCCCAGGACTTGAGAAGGAGCTGCCTGCCGGTGCCCGCATGGACCACCCGCTGTTCCCGATGGTCTGGAGCCACCCCACCCGCACGGGGGGGAGGGCCGGGTGACGTCGACAGCGAGGGGCGTGCGTTTTATAAGCTTGCGTTAGCAGGCTGCGAGCCCCTGGGCGCCGCACTGCTTTCCGAGGAACCCATCCCCTATGAACATCCGCTCCACGGCGCTGGCGCTGCTGCTGACGGTCACGGGTGCATCCCCCGTGTTCGCCGCCACCGCCTCTCTGCCCGTCTTCGTCACCGCCCACTACGAACGTGAAGACCAAGTGCGCACCGTCGCGCAACGCTTCCAGCACCTGATGGTCGACCGGGCGAAGAAGCTCATCCGCACCGAGGCGACGCCCGAGGACCTCGAGGTTCTCCGCCGCGCGGGGCTCCAGGTGGAGATCGATCCGGACGCCACCGCGCTCATGCAGCGCATCCTCGCGGCCCTGCCCAAGCCGGGCGGCCTCAAGAGCATTCCGGGCTACGCCTGCTACCGCACGGTGGAAGAGACCTACAGCACCATGGACTCGCTGGTCCTCAAGGCCCCGGCGCTCGCCTCCCTGGTGGACATTGGACCGAGCTGGGAGCGCACCCAGAACCCGCAGGCGGGCTTCACCATGCGGGCGCTGCGGCTGACCAACTCCGCCACCAATGCGTCGGTCCCCGACAAGGCGGACATGGTGGTGATCAGCGCCATTCACGCGCGCGAGTACACGACCGCCGAGCTGATGACGCGCTTCGCCGAGTGGCTGGTCAACCAGCACGGCCGTGACGCCGAGGCCACCTGGCTGCTCGACAACTTCCGCTTCCACTTCGTGCTCCATGCCAATCCCGATGGCCGCAAGCGTGCGGAGACGGGCGTGCTGTGGCGCAAGAACACCAACAACAGCCGGGGCACCTGCGGCAGCAACAGCTTTGGCATCGATCTCAACCGCAACTTCCCCTTCCACTGGAACACCACCCCGGACGGCTCCAGCGGCTACCCCTGCGACGAGACCTACCGCGGTCCCACGCCAGGCTCCGAGCCGGAGACGCAGAACATCGTCCGGTACACCGCGGGCACCCCGGGCATGGGCGGCGTCTACAGTGGCGGGGTGTTCCCGGATCGCCGCGCGGACGCGGCCGACGCCCTGGCCCCGGATGACTACCGCGGGATGTTCTTCGACATTCACAGCTACTCGCAGCTGGTGCTCTGGTCCTGGGGAGACCTGACCACCCCGGCGCCCAACGGCCCCGCGCTGCAGACCCTGGGCCGGCGGATCGCCGCCTTCAACGACTACACGCCGCAGCAGTCCGTGGAGCTGTACCCCACGGATGGCACCACCGACGACACCTTCTATGGCGCGCTGGGCGTGCCGTCCTACACCATCGAGCTCGGCATCGACTTCTTCGAGGACTGCGACAGCTTCGAGAGCTCCACCTTCCCGCTCAACTTCGCCGCGATGCGCTACGCCGCGCGCAACCTGCACGCGCCCTACCGGCTGCCGTCCGGCCCCGACACCACCGCGGTGAGCACGGGGCTGGCCTCCGTCGCGCCGGGTACGCCCCTGCCCGTCACCGCCACCGTGGATGACCGGGGCTTCAACCAGAGCAACGGCACCGAGCCGGTGCACGCGATTGCCTCGGCCCGCGCCTACGTGGATCTGCCGCCCTGGGCGGCGGGCGCGGTGCCCATCCCCCTCACGGCGGCCGATGGCGCGTTCAATGCGTCCGTGGAGACCGTCACCGGAAATGTCCCCACGGCGGGCCTGAGCCTGGGCGTACATACCCTCTACGTGCAGGGCACCGACGCGGATGGAAAGCCGGGCACGCCCCAGGCCACGCTCTTCCAGGTCGGCACCAGCAACAACTCCGCGCCCTCCGCCCAGTTCAACTTCACCACCGATGGCTTGACGGCCAGCTTCACCGACACGTCCACCGACTCGGACGGCACGATTGCCTCGCGCGCCTGGACGTTTGGCGACGGCGGCACCGCGTCCAGCGCGGCCCCCACGCATACCTACACCGCCTCGGGCAACTACCCGGTCACGTTGACGGTCACCGACGATGATGGGGCCAGCCGCAGCATCACCCGGCAGGTCACCGTCACCCAGTCCGGCGGCGTGCTCAAGAATGGGGTGCCCGTGCCCAACCTGTCGGCCCCCAAGGGGCAGCCGCTGTACTACCGGCTC
The sequence above is a segment of the Stigmatella aurantiaca genome. Coding sequences within it:
- a CDS encoding phytanoyl-CoA dioxygenase family protein produces the protein MAAVKTLGRETVETYQRDGAVCIRGLFDPGWVRRAREAIDAVLASPSELAIVASRSDDPGLFVEDFCNWRRIPLLEELARSSPAAAAAGELMGASQVRFFHDHVLVKEPRTRQHTPWHQDQPYYNVDGFQGCSMWLPVDPVPRASTLELVAGSHRGPWFLPRTFLDNQAKWFPEGKLAEMPDIQGAREAFPIVGWALEPGDAVFFHFLTLHGSAGVEGPGRRRVLSLRFLGDDIVHAPRPWRTSPPFPGLEKELPAGARMDHPLFPMVWSHPTRTGGRAG
- a CDS encoding M14 family zinc carboxypeptidase, producing the protein MNIRSTALALLLTVTGASPVFAATASLPVFVTAHYEREDQVRTVAQRFQHLMVDRAKKLIRTEATPEDLEVLRRAGLQVEIDPDATALMQRILAALPKPGGLKSIPGYACYRTVEETYSTMDSLVLKAPALASLVDIGPSWERTQNPQAGFTMRALRLTNSATNASVPDKADMVVISAIHAREYTTAELMTRFAEWLVNQHGRDAEATWLLDNFRFHFVLHANPDGRKRAETGVLWRKNTNNSRGTCGSNSFGIDLNRNFPFHWNTTPDGSSGYPCDETYRGPTPGSEPETQNIVRYTAGTPGMGGVYSGGVFPDRRADAADALAPDDYRGMFFDIHSYSQLVLWSWGDLTTPAPNGPALQTLGRRIAAFNDYTPQQSVELYPTDGTTDDTFYGALGVPSYTIELGIDFFEDCDSFESSTFPLNFAAMRYAARNLHAPYRLPSGPDTTAVSTGLASVAPGTPLPVTATVDDRGFNQSNGTEPVHAIASARAYVDLPPWAAGAVPIPLTAADGAFNASVETVTGNVPTAGLSLGVHTLYVQGTDADGKPGTPQATLFQVGTSNNSAPSAQFNFTTDGLTASFTDTSTDSDGTIASRAWTFGDGGTASSAAPTHTYTASGNYPVTLTVTDDDGASRSITRQVTVTQSGGVLKNGVPVPNLSAPKGQPLYYRLEVPAGATNLTVRIANGTGDADLYVRHGTLPTTSAYDCRPYKGGNNELCGDLQTKAGTWFVMLNPYSSFSGVTLTANYTAPKPSGLAPLVEYESRLMHVTLRWSGGDDQINILRNGASIKQVTNTGTWKETRPKRSTPPTLSTYKVCNVGTQDCSEEIHVLTW